In Odontesthes bonariensis isolate fOdoBon6 chromosome 22, fOdoBon6.hap1, whole genome shotgun sequence, one genomic interval encodes:
- the ufc1 gene encoding ubiquitin-fold modifier-conjugating enzyme 1: MADDTTRKAVSQIPLLKTHAGPRDRALWPQRLKEEYQALIRHVEQNKAADNDWFRLESNADGTRWTGACWFVHELLRYEFRMEFDIPVTYPETAPEVALPELDGKTAKMYRGGKICLTEHFAPLWARNAPRFGLAHLMALGLAPWLAVEVPDLISKGLVVHKERPREAAE; this comes from the coding sequence ATGGCGGACGACACCACGCGCAAAGCCGTGTCGCAGATCCCGCTGCTGAAGACGCACGCGGGGCCGCGGGACCGCGCACTGTGGCCGCAGCGGCTGAAGGAGGAGTACCAGGCGCTGATCCGGCACGTGGAGCAGAACAAGGCGGCGGACAACGACTGGTTCCGCCTGGAGTCCAACGCGGACGGCACGCGCTGGACCGGCGCGTGCTGGTTCGTCCACGAGCTGCTGCGCTACGAATTCCGGATGGAGTTCGACATCCCGGTGACGTACCCGGAAACGGCGCCGGAGGTGGCGCTGCCGGAGCTGGACGGCAAGACCGCCAAGATGTACCGCGGCGGCAAGATCTGCCTCACCGAGCACTTCGCGCCGCTGTGGGCGCGCAACGCGCCGCGCTTCGGGCTCGCGCACCTCATGGCGCTCGGCCTCGCGCCCTGGCTCGCGGTGGAGGTCCCGGACCTGATCAGCAAGGGGCTCGTGGTCCACAAGGAGCGGCCGCGGGAGGCGGCGGAATGA